A genomic window from Leptospiraceae bacterium includes:
- a CDS encoding QVPTGV class sortase B protein-sorting domain-containing protein, producing MENLFLAHGSIEPHMHLGREILSLMPFVMLSLLGIGAFLYFFKKKKV from the coding sequence ATGGAAAATTTATTTTTAGCCCATGGTTCGATTGAGCCGCATATGCATTTAGGTAGGGAAATTCTATCTCTCATGCCTTTCGTTATGCTTTCTCTTCTTGGAATTGGAGCTTTTCTTTACTTTTTTAAGAAAAAAAAGGTATAA
- a CDS encoding methyl-accepting chemotaxis protein — MNYHRTSIIRRFLSYSVGFGILLGSIFPFFATYFVASWKSEKMFYIFCTTCVISGIAVGLVGYFIYQVTIMTILKDMSLQMADISGGNGDLTSRINCNSHDELGKLTLNFNRFVTRVRSIVSEVQSLTSLVATSSSQISTATKKLSLTTQGEAASTEQISASIEGVYREVGEIAFSTGEQNKLVLELLHCMSSSSTMIKEINNEIEGAGILSSSIKTDSSIGYRTLQEMNQKMTDIISSSKEMTKVINIVNDISKKVNLLSINASIEAARAGEAGIGFTVVADEIGKLAKQTDKELEKIKSMVQLNHTRIQSGMEKSQETLFIIEKINEGIQRIDEHINQMHQYMLNTLENNQTVEEEAIQIKAMSEKINYVTKEETLAFQEIVEAITEINKLTQTIAFSSEELSEISGKLENDSFYLKKKVEFFQT; from the coding sequence ATGAATTACCACAGAACAAGTATTATCAGGCGCTTCTTAAGTTATTCGGTTGGCTTTGGAATTTTACTGGGAAGTATTTTTCCCTTTTTTGCTACCTATTTTGTAGCGAGTTGGAAAAGTGAAAAGATGTTTTATATATTTTGCACAACCTGCGTCATCTCTGGTATAGCTGTCGGTCTGGTAGGTTATTTTATCTATCAAGTTACCATTATGACTATCCTTAAAGATATGTCCTTACAAATGGCTGACATTTCCGGTGGCAATGGTGATTTAACCTCTCGAATAAATTGCAACTCACACGACGAACTTGGAAAGCTAACCCTAAATTTTAACCGATTTGTAACCAGGGTAAGAAGTATTGTTAGCGAAGTTCAATCCTTAACTTCTCTCGTAGCTACATCTTCCAGTCAAATTTCTACTGCAACCAAAAAGTTATCTTTAACCACACAGGGAGAAGCTGCCAGTACAGAACAAATTTCGGCTTCTATCGAAGGTGTTTATAGAGAAGTCGGGGAAATTGCATTTAGCACCGGTGAGCAAAATAAATTGGTTTTAGAGCTTTTACATTGTATGTCTTCTTCGAGCACCATGATTAAAGAAATAAACAATGAAATTGAAGGTGCAGGTATTTTATCCTCTTCCATTAAAACAGATTCTTCTATAGGTTATAGAACTTTACAGGAAATGAATCAGAAGATGACAGACATCATTTCCTCTTCTAAAGAAATGACCAAAGTAATCAACATAGTTAATGACATCTCCAAAAAAGTAAACCTTTTATCGATTAATGCTTCTATAGAAGCAGCAAGAGCCGGAGAAGCAGGTATCGGATTCACAGTAGTTGCAGACGAAATAGGCAAGCTCGCAAAACAAACCGACAAGGAGTTAGAAAAAATCAAATCCATGGTTCAATTGAATCATACACGAATCCAATCCGGGATGGAGAAATCTCAGGAAACCCTTTTTATTATAGAGAAAATCAACGAGGGTATACAGAGAATTGATGAACACATTAACCAGATGCACCAATACATGCTGAATACTCTAGAAAATAACCAAACAGTTGAAGAAGAAGCTATTCAGATTAAAGCCATGAGTGAAAAGATTAATTATGTAACCAAAGAAGAGACCCTGGCTTTTCAGGAAATTGTAGAGGCCATAACCGAAATAAACAAACTGACTCAAACTATTGCGTTTTCCTCGGAAGAACTCTCAGAAATTTCAGGAAAACTGGAAAATGATTCATTTTACCTCAAGAAAAAGGTAGAATTCTTCCAGACCTAA
- a CDS encoding NADH:ubiquinone oxidoreductase, which yields MPTIFWIQSGACSGDTMSFLNANDPNLNQFFDLYSIQLLWHPSLSPISEKEFEQLIEDIKNEKIPLDIFCVEGSILTGPEETGMFDTFLGRPKMEVVRELCEKANLVLAVGTCSSFGGIPAAPPNPTDAVGLQWFKDEPDGLFELDWRSKSGYPVINLAGCPVHPNTIVQTMLYHLTGQKIELDHLNRPKLFYNSLIHQGCSRNEYHEFDIEDENFGGRGCLFFNQGCEGPKTLGTCNLTLWNEKNSKPRAGVPCFGCTASNFPKDKNLFKTKKLGDIPAELPLGVNRANYLAYKGLAKSATPQRLKEREVDV from the coding sequence ATGCCTACTATTTTTTGGATTCAATCAGGTGCCTGTAGTGGAGACACTATGTCTTTTTTAAATGCAAATGATCCCAACTTGAATCAGTTTTTTGATCTTTATTCGATTCAACTACTCTGGCACCCTTCCTTATCGCCCATTTCCGAGAAAGAATTTGAGCAATTGATTGAAGATATAAAAAATGAAAAAATACCTCTCGATATTTTTTGTGTAGAAGGAAGCATTTTGACCGGACCGGAAGAAACCGGTATGTTCGATACCTTCCTGGGAAGACCCAAAATGGAGGTGGTTCGGGAGCTTTGCGAGAAAGCTAATCTGGTTTTGGCTGTGGGTACCTGTTCTTCTTTTGGTGGAATACCCGCCGCTCCCCCAAATCCCACTGATGCTGTTGGCTTGCAATGGTTTAAAGATGAGCCGGATGGTCTGTTTGAATTGGATTGGCGTTCAAAAAGTGGTTATCCGGTTATCAATCTGGCAGGTTGTCCCGTGCATCCCAATACTATCGTTCAAACCATGCTTTATCATTTAACAGGTCAGAAAATTGAATTGGATCATCTAAATCGACCCAAGTTATTCTATAATTCGTTGATACACCAGGGATGTTCAAGGAACGAGTATCATGAGTTTGATATAGAAGATGAGAACTTTGGTGGAAGAGGTTGCCTTTTTTTTAACCAGGGTTGTGAAGGGCCTAAAACTTTAGGTACCTGTAATTTAACTTTATGGAATGAAAAAAATAGTAAGCCCCGTGCCGGTGTTCCCTGTTTCGGTTGTACCGCTTCTAATTTTCCGAAAGATAAAAATCTTTTTAAAACGAAAAAATTAGGAGATATTCCTGCTGAATTACCCCTGGGTGTAAATCGAGCGAATTATTTGGCCTATAAAGGATTAGCAAAGTCAGCTACACCTCAACGTCTAAAAGAACGGGAAGTTGATGTATAG
- a CDS encoding AAA family ATPase, producing the protein MWKNLEERFIELKTLYSSDKNFLDNKSLSINQFLDIAVKCCDSLQEIHSKNIIHKDIKPHNILINTDGTVIKITDFGISTFLNENLNQIYQKATLEGTLPYISPEQTGRVNISLDQRADLYSLGITFYELLTTERPFKSEDPLELIHAHIAKQASRPSKHNPKIPKILDAIILKLMSKPPQERYQSVSGLKEDLVYLRENIEKEGNSISFELGKKDFLNKFQVPEKLYGREKEIELLLSSFQKITEGYVEIASIEGVSGIGKSVLVNEVQKPILEKRGYFLTGKCEQFKRDVPYSVFIQAFQGLFTEFLAESDDEIQKKKKEILSAIGGNAKVVTELFPLLELVVGEQPELEKLSPEANQNRFHLVFSKLLKALATKNRPIVLFLDDMQWIDLASLELLKYLYIKERINFLQLILSFRNNETPSSHPLMLALEKITESGITHVVIELKALEKKDIHEIIQDSVGYKSEKTEELRDLVYSKTQGNPFFVNQLLTELGNKKIIYLSSENVWDWDPGKVEKLEITDDVVKFMVEKITQLDKPVIETLRVAAAIGNRFSQKEVLEIINLEEEKLSDSLITANQHGLIFFRGDKYHFAHDRIQEAAYSLILESEKPAFHYRIAKKALEKASMEDIEKKIFFITDHFNQGKSEITDEDEKLKYIKLNLQAGMKAKSSSAFGSAYSYINNSFHEISGKRWEKDCDLCFNVSNEYLELLYLNSMYEDLEKIALELEPRIKKVEDLASLQLNVIKARTSQGLYLKAIDLAIEILDKLDLKLSKHPSRFEIIKSILSTKWRLSGGKLENVIHLPELKDNLRVLAINKVLNYAFTPAYFANPELFVILVVSMIHLSLKYGNTKYSSYAYATYGVVLCGELMEMDTGYKAGEIALKLNELYPLPELKVKIHLVHYNLLYIWTQKLSESIIPLEKVFPQSIEVGDYEFAGFQANTIIIQDFFGSINLKDVDVKLSKYNDVLKKSVQISSQTMINGLGQLIHNLLGKAKIREELSGEYMNYSEFLMNHEKQIDNVSSLYVYTYQSIVFFLFHKYEEAFSLNQYIEKYRNGGKSSPISYISILFQSLIIYSAWWAFEKIEQKELKRILTKNIKFFKTISKYAPMNFNNKYLLLLAEKAKIENKKEVAIEYYKKSIEEAKMNSFLFEQAIANEQLGKYYLNSNQNIKAKEFLTEAYNIYSDWGAIAKVEHMEREYHYYITKKKSKLAIDLTQTNTVSQTITQTISNTTTGSTSISSFDVSTILKTSQALSGEIELQNLLKKIMKYSIENAGAQRGVLLLPDEKGKSFKIEAEGNVNEEYNIMQSISIDKSSGILPISIINYVRKSKDSVILEDASNSHLFKNDPYIVVNNAKSIICVPLKFKRKISGIIYLENNLTTNTFSGSSLEIIKVLSSQAAISIENTRLLEQREKAAIAEKEMEIARDIQTSLLLEKPEIKSFDVLAYMQTADEVGGDYYDVIQDGEDEWVVIADVSGHGVPAGLVMMMIQTSLHTVIRSAKNLSIAEKLKQVNHVISENVKKMNINKYATFTLFHIKDNKFYFSGLHQDILIYRKNKKQVESIETRGSWLGYEELMNEFFMDELSLSSGDTMFLYTDGITEGYNAQDEMYGIERLRELLNRNGEGSLQEIQDKLLDELKDYPNNDDVTFMIIRKV; encoded by the coding sequence ATGTGGAAGAATCTGGAAGAAAGGTTTATAGAGCTTAAAACTTTATATAGTTCTGATAAAAACTTTTTAGATAATAAAAGTTTATCGATAAATCAGTTCCTGGATATTGCTGTAAAATGTTGTGATTCTTTACAGGAGATACACAGTAAAAATATAATTCATAAAGATATAAAGCCGCATAATATTTTGATTAACACAGATGGAACTGTAATTAAAATAACGGATTTTGGCATCTCTACTTTTTTAAATGAAAACTTAAATCAAATTTATCAAAAAGCCACCCTGGAAGGAACACTTCCCTATATTTCTCCTGAACAAACCGGTCGTGTGAATATAAGTCTGGATCAAAGAGCAGATTTATATTCTCTTGGTATTACCTTTTATGAGCTTTTAACCACTGAAAGACCTTTCAAGTCCGAAGATCCCCTTGAATTGATTCATGCACATATAGCAAAACAGGCCAGCAGGCCTTCTAAGCATAATCCGAAAATCCCAAAAATTTTAGATGCAATCATACTAAAGTTAATGTCAAAGCCTCCACAAGAAAGGTATCAGAGTGTTTCCGGTTTAAAGGAAGATTTAGTATATTTAAGAGAAAATATAGAAAAAGAAGGGAATTCCATTTCGTTTGAATTGGGTAAAAAAGATTTCCTGAATAAGTTTCAAGTTCCTGAAAAACTATATGGTAGAGAGAAAGAAATTGAACTCTTACTATCTTCCTTTCAAAAAATTACTGAGGGCTATGTAGAAATTGCAAGTATAGAAGGTGTTTCCGGAATTGGAAAATCAGTTCTGGTAAATGAAGTCCAAAAACCTATCTTAGAAAAACGAGGATATTTTTTAACAGGAAAATGTGAACAATTTAAAAGGGATGTTCCTTACAGCGTTTTTATTCAGGCATTCCAGGGTCTTTTTACTGAATTTCTTGCAGAAAGTGATGATGAAATACAAAAGAAAAAAAAAGAAATCCTAAGTGCAATAGGAGGGAATGCAAAAGTTGTTACGGAATTGTTCCCTTTGTTGGAATTGGTTGTTGGAGAACAACCTGAATTAGAAAAACTTTCTCCCGAAGCGAATCAAAATCGTTTTCACCTGGTTTTTTCAAAACTTTTAAAAGCACTGGCAACTAAAAATAGACCTATTGTTTTATTTTTAGATGACATGCAATGGATAGATCTGGCAAGTCTTGAGTTATTAAAATATCTATATATAAAAGAAAGAATTAATTTTTTACAGTTAATTCTTTCTTTTCGAAATAATGAAACTCCTTCATCACACCCTCTTATGCTGGCATTGGAGAAAATTACAGAGTCCGGCATTACTCATGTCGTAATTGAACTGAAAGCCTTAGAGAAGAAAGATATTCATGAAATAATCCAGGATTCTGTTGGATATAAGAGTGAAAAAACTGAAGAGCTAAGAGATTTAGTATATTCTAAAACACAGGGAAATCCATTTTTTGTAAATCAATTATTAACAGAACTGGGTAATAAAAAGATTATTTATCTTTCCTCAGAAAATGTATGGGATTGGGATCCCGGGAAAGTTGAAAAGCTTGAGATTACAGATGATGTTGTTAAATTCATGGTAGAGAAAATTACGCAATTAGATAAACCCGTGATTGAAACTTTAAGAGTAGCTGCTGCTATAGGAAATCGTTTTTCTCAAAAAGAAGTTTTAGAAATCATTAATTTAGAAGAAGAAAAATTGTCTGATTCCTTAATTACTGCAAATCAACATGGTTTAATATTTTTTAGAGGAGATAAGTATCATTTTGCTCATGATCGAATACAAGAAGCTGCCTATTCGCTGATTTTAGAATCAGAAAAGCCTGCTTTTCATTACCGAATTGCGAAGAAAGCTCTGGAAAAAGCCAGTATGGAAGATATAGAGAAAAAAATATTTTTCATTACCGATCATTTTAATCAGGGAAAATCTGAAATAACAGATGAAGACGAGAAGCTAAAGTATATTAAACTAAATTTGCAAGCAGGCATGAAGGCCAAATCTTCTTCTGCTTTTGGCTCGGCATATAGCTATATAAATAACTCTTTTCACGAGATATCGGGAAAAAGGTGGGAAAAAGACTGTGATCTATGTTTTAATGTTAGCAATGAATATTTAGAATTACTTTATCTGAATTCTATGTATGAAGACTTAGAAAAAATAGCCCTTGAGTTAGAGCCTAGAATTAAAAAGGTAGAAGATTTAGCAAGTTTACAGTTAAATGTAATTAAAGCTAGAACCAGCCAGGGACTTTATTTAAAAGCTATTGATCTGGCAATAGAGATTTTGGATAAGTTAGATTTGAAATTATCAAAACATCCATCCAGGTTTGAGATTATCAAAAGTATTTTATCAACTAAATGGAGACTATCGGGAGGGAAGTTAGAAAATGTAATACATTTACCCGAATTAAAGGATAACCTGAGAGTTTTAGCAATAAATAAAGTTCTTAATTATGCCTTTACTCCCGCTTATTTTGCTAATCCTGAATTGTTTGTGATTCTTGTTGTCAGTATGATTCACCTCAGTTTGAAATACGGGAATACAAAGTATAGTTCTTATGCTTATGCTACATACGGAGTTGTATTATGTGGTGAGTTAATGGAGATGGATACCGGCTATAAAGCAGGCGAAATTGCACTTAAATTGAATGAGCTATATCCTTTACCTGAACTTAAAGTTAAAATTCATTTAGTACATTATAATCTGCTTTATATATGGACACAAAAATTATCTGAATCTATTATTCCGCTTGAAAAAGTTTTTCCACAAAGTATAGAAGTAGGTGACTATGAGTTTGCTGGCTTTCAGGCTAACACAATTATAATTCAGGATTTTTTTGGCAGTATAAATTTAAAAGATGTAGATGTTAAGCTGAGTAAATATAATGATGTTTTAAAAAAATCAGTTCAAATTTCATCTCAAACTATGATTAATGGACTGGGTCAATTAATTCATAATCTGTTAGGAAAAGCAAAGATAAGAGAGGAATTATCCGGGGAATATATGAACTATTCTGAATTCTTAATGAATCATGAAAAACAAATAGATAATGTTTCGAGCCTTTATGTGTATACCTATCAATCTATAGTTTTCTTTCTTTTTCATAAATACGAAGAAGCTTTTTCTTTAAATCAGTATATAGAGAAATACCGAAATGGTGGTAAGTCCTCTCCAATTTCATATATTTCTATTCTATTTCAGTCCTTAATAATATATTCTGCGTGGTGGGCTTTTGAAAAAATAGAACAAAAAGAGCTAAAAAGAATTTTAACAAAGAATATAAAATTTTTTAAAACTATTTCGAAATATGCTCCTATGAATTTTAATAATAAATATCTTCTTCTATTAGCAGAAAAAGCAAAAATAGAAAATAAGAAGGAAGTAGCAATTGAATATTATAAAAAATCTATAGAAGAAGCAAAAATGAATAGCTTTTTATTTGAACAAGCTATTGCCAATGAACAACTCGGAAAATACTATTTAAACTCTAATCAAAATATAAAAGCTAAAGAGTTTTTAACAGAAGCCTATAATATCTATTCTGATTGGGGAGCTATTGCAAAAGTGGAGCACATGGAGAGGGAATACCATTATTATATTACTAAGAAAAAAAGTAAATTAGCAATAGACTTGACTCAAACAAATACCGTTTCGCAAACAATAACGCAGACCATTTCGAATACTACTACAGGTTCAACGAGTATTTCTTCTTTTGATGTTAGCACAATTTTAAAGACTTCTCAGGCTCTTTCGGGAGAAATAGAACTTCAAAATCTCTTAAAAAAAATTATGAAATACTCCATTGAAAATGCGGGTGCTCAAAGAGGAGTTTTATTATTACCGGATGAAAAAGGAAAATCATTTAAAATAGAAGCAGAAGGTAATGTGAATGAAGAGTATAATATTATGCAATCGATATCCATAGATAAAAGTTCTGGCATTCTTCCTATCTCCATCATTAATTATGTTCGAAAATCTAAAGATAGTGTAATATTAGAAGATGCTTCTAATTCACATCTATTTAAAAATGATCCTTATATTGTGGTGAACAATGCGAAATCTATAATATGTGTACCTTTAAAGTTTAAAAGAAAAATTTCAGGGATTATCTATCTTGAAAATAACCTTACGACCAATACTTTTAGTGGAAGCAGTTTGGAAATTATTAAAGTACTATCAAGTCAGGCTGCCATTTCAATAGAAAATACACGTTTATTAGAGCAAAGAGAAAAAGCAGCTATTGCTGAAAAAGAAATGGAAATAGCCAGAGACATTCAAACTTCTCTATTACTTGAAAAACCGGAAATTAAATCTTTCGATGTACTGGCTTATATGCAAACCGCTGATGAAGTCGGTGGAGATTACTATGATGTGATACAGGATGGAGAGGATGAATGGGTTGTTATTGCAGACGTAAGCGGACATGGAGTTCCTGCCGGTCTGGTTATGATGATGATACAAACTTCTCTTCATACAGTTATACGATCTGCTAAAAATCTTTCCATTGCTGAAAAACTTAAACAGGTAAACCATGTTATTTCAGAAAATGTTAAGAAGATGAATATTAACAAATACGCAACTTTCACTTTGTTTCATATTAAAGATAATAAATTTTACTTTTCCGGATTACATCAGGATATTCTTATATACAGAAAAAACAAAAAACAGGTTGAAAGTATAGAAACACGGGGTTCCTGGTTGGGTTATGAAGAATTAATGAATGAGTTTTTTATGGATGAACTAAGTTTATCCTCCGGAGATACAATGTTTTTGTATACGGATGGGATCACGGAAGGATATAACGCACAGGATGAAATGTACGGAATCGAAAGATTGAGAGAACTTCTTAACAGGAATGGAGAGGGCTCACTGCAAGAGATACAGGATAAACTATTGGATGAATTGAAGGACTACCCCAATAACGATGATGTAACTTTTATGATAATCCGAAAGGTTTAA